A DNA window from Agarivorans sp. TSD2052 contains the following coding sequences:
- a CDS encoding permease: protein MFEIFALLADWLTYQVLALPRASKLAGAVHFFIEDTSKIMLLLVVMIYVIALFRASLNVEKVRYYLAGKKRVFGYLSGSFFGAITPFCSCSSIPVFLGFTSAGIPLGITMAFLITSPLINEIAILLLFSLLGWKFTLLYVGVGMLIGVLSGLFWDVIGAERWLQPFATKAMKAAKAQRQSPLGDQPSSRLSLSARHTFAKQEMAEIVGRVWKWVFIGVGIGAGLHGFVPEGWIEAHLGAGQWWSVPAAVLVGIPLYSNATGVIPIMESLLRNGLPIGTTLAFCMSTVAASIPEFVMLKQVMQWRLLGLLFALLLTAFTVMGWVFNLSIWGF from the coding sequence ATGTTTGAAATTTTTGCCCTGCTGGCCGACTGGTTAACTTATCAGGTATTGGCTTTGCCTCGCGCTTCGAAGTTGGCGGGAGCGGTACATTTTTTTATCGAAGATACCAGCAAAATCATGCTGCTATTAGTGGTAATGATTTATGTCATCGCCCTGTTTCGTGCGTCGCTCAATGTGGAGAAGGTTCGTTACTATCTGGCGGGTAAAAAGCGGGTTTTTGGTTATTTGAGCGGCAGTTTTTTTGGGGCCATTACACCTTTTTGTTCTTGTTCTAGTATTCCGGTGTTTTTAGGGTTTACGTCGGCAGGCATTCCGCTGGGCATTACTATGGCATTTTTGATCACCTCTCCATTGATTAATGAAATTGCCATTCTGTTGCTATTTAGCTTGCTGGGTTGGAAGTTTACCTTGCTGTATGTGGGTGTAGGGATGTTGATTGGGGTATTAAGTGGCCTTTTTTGGGATGTGATAGGGGCAGAGCGTTGGTTGCAACCGTTTGCGACCAAAGCGATGAAAGCCGCTAAGGCGCAACGGCAATCTCCTTTAGGCGATCAGCCATCGAGCAGGCTCTCATTAAGTGCTAGGCATACTTTCGCCAAACAAGAGATGGCTGAGATAGTGGGGCGGGTTTGGAAGTGGGTATTTATTGGTGTGGGCATTGGTGCCGGTTTGCATGGCTTTGTTCCAGAGGGCTGGATAGAAGCGCATTTGGGGGCAGGGCAATGGTGGTCTGTACCTGCCGCTGTATTGGTGGGCATTCCGCTTTATTCAAATGCTACTGGCGTGATTCCGATTATGGAAAGTTTGCTCAGAAATGGATTACCAATAGGTACTACTTTGGCGTTTTGCATGAGTACGGTTGCGGCCAGTATCCCTGAGTTTGTGATGCTAAAACAAGTCATGCAATGGCGCCTATTAGGGTTACTGTTTGCCTTGCTACTTACGGCATTTACCGTAATGGGTTGGGTATTTAATTTATCTATATGGGGTTTTTAG
- a CDS encoding GDCCVxC domain-containing (seleno)protein gives MKDIVLESEITCPNCGHKKVDMMPTNACQWYYPCEQCQQLLTPKAGDCCVYCSYGTVPCPPIQQNPTNKGCCAS, from the coding sequence ATGAAGGATATTGTCTTAGAATCTGAGATAACGTGCCCAAACTGTGGCCATAAAAAAGTAGACATGATGCCCACAAACGCCTGCCAGTGGTATTACCCATGTGAACAATGCCAACAGCTATTAACACCTAAAGCCGGGGACTGTTGTGTGTATTGCTCCTACGGCACGGTGCCTTGCCCCCCAATACAACAAAACCCCACTAACAAAGGTTGCTGCGCGAGTTAA
- a CDS encoding DUF445 domain-containing protein: protein MNKSLITNLITLALVSYGHFANQPLVFSIGLFALSGAATNWIAIHMLFEKVPGLYGSGVIPARFDDFKAGIKQLMLNQFFTAENIDRFLSDASGKAVQLNLRPVIDKTDFSPAYHALVDTIESSSFAGMLAMVGGKDALTPLEQPFVEKLKNAVIEISEDEQFCEALREELEQPEHLGDVQQKITVIIEQRLAELTPKLVKQIIQEMIRKHLGWLVVWGGVFGGLFGLVNGLV from the coding sequence ATGAATAAAAGCTTAATCACTAATCTGATAACTTTGGCCTTAGTGAGCTATGGGCATTTTGCGAATCAGCCGCTGGTGTTCTCCATTGGTTTATTTGCTTTATCTGGCGCGGCAACCAACTGGATAGCTATTCATATGCTGTTTGAAAAGGTGCCTGGTTTATATGGCTCGGGGGTTATTCCTGCCCGATTTGACGACTTTAAGGCTGGTATCAAGCAATTGATGCTTAATCAGTTTTTTACTGCTGAAAACATCGACCGATTTCTATCTGACGCAAGCGGCAAAGCGGTGCAGCTCAATTTGCGCCCAGTGATAGATAAAACCGACTTTAGCCCGGCCTACCATGCTTTAGTTGACACCATTGAAAGCTCATCTTTTGCAGGAATGTTAGCCATGGTTGGCGGTAAAGATGCGCTGACCCCCCTAGAGCAACCGTTTGTCGAAAAGCTGAAAAACGCCGTGATTGAAATTAGCGAAGACGAACAATTTTGTGAAGCGCTACGCGAAGAGCTTGAGCAACCAGAACACCTGGGTGATGTACAACAAAAAATAACGGTAATCATTGAGCAACGTTTAGCTGAACTCACCCCAAAATTGGTTAAGCAAATTATTCAAGAAATGATCCGTAAGCACCTTGGCTGGTTAGTGGTTTGGGGCGGCGTATTTGGTGGCTTATTTGGACTGGTTAACGGCTTAGTATAA
- a CDS encoding valine--tRNA ligase, translating to MEKTYNPSAIEQALYQEWEQQGHFKPHGDTSKEAFSIMIPPPNVTGSLHMGHAFQDTIMDTLIRYQRMQGKNTLWQVGTDHAGIATQMVVERKIAAEEDKTKHDYGREAFIDKIWDWKAESGGTITKQLRRLGASVDWERERFTMDKGMSKAVEEAFVRLYEDDLIYRGKRLVNWDPKLHTAISDLEVENKEQKGHMWHLRYPLADGETTSEGLNYLVVATTRPETMLGDTGVAVNPDDPRYNGLIGKFIELPLVGRRIPIVGDEHADMEKGTGCVKITPAHDFNDCEVGKRHQLPMINILTLNADIRDEAEVFNTKGEPSKAYSTDIPAEYQGLERFAARKAIVAKFDELGLLEEVAEHNNTVPYGDRGGVVIEPMLTDQWYVRAAPLAKTATEAVENGDIKFVPQQYENMYFSWMRDIQDWCISRQLWWGHRIPAWYDEAGKVYVGRDEAEVRSNHGLSDDISLRQDEDVLDTWFSSGLWTFATQGWPEKTPNLATFHPSDVLVTGFDIIFFWVARMIMMTMYFIKDENNKPQVPFNTVYVTGLIRDENGDKMSKSKGNVLDPLDMIDGIDLESLVTKRCGNMMQPQLAKKIEKDTRKTFEGGIEAHGTDALRFTLAAMATTGRDINWDMNRLEGYRNFCNKLWNASRYVLMNTEEQDCGKDGGEMEFSLADRWIEGQYQETIKAYREALDTYRFDIAAQLIYEFTWNQFCGWYLELTKPVLFKGNQAQQRGTRYTLLNVLESLLRLMHPITPYITETIWRQVAPLAGKAQASDSIMLQAFPEFDASRIDQAAVADLEWLKQFILAIRNIRGEMDISPNKPLSVLLKNASAEDLRRLNDNAPFLASLAKLENTTALAEGEQAPASATAILGDMEILIPMAGLIDKDAELARIGKQLEKLEKELAKVSGKLSNQKFVANAPEQVIAKERAKLEEMESAKAKLVAQQETIAAL from the coding sequence ATGGAAAAGACCTACAACCCTAGCGCTATTGAACAGGCGCTTTATCAAGAATGGGAACAACAAGGCCATTTTAAGCCGCATGGCGACACCTCTAAAGAGGCGTTTAGCATCATGATCCCACCGCCAAACGTCACTGGCAGCTTGCATATGGGACATGCTTTTCAAGACACCATTATGGATACGCTGATCCGTTATCAACGCATGCAGGGCAAAAATACCTTGTGGCAAGTGGGTACCGACCATGCAGGTATTGCGACCCAAATGGTCGTAGAGCGTAAAATTGCTGCTGAAGAAGACAAAACTAAACACGATTATGGTCGTGAAGCCTTCATCGACAAAATCTGGGATTGGAAAGCAGAATCTGGCGGTACCATTACCAAACAGTTACGTCGATTAGGTGCCTCTGTGGATTGGGAGCGTGAGCGCTTTACCATGGATAAAGGCATGTCTAAAGCGGTAGAAGAAGCCTTTGTACGTTTGTACGAAGACGACCTCATTTACCGTGGCAAACGCCTAGTAAACTGGGATCCAAAGCTACACACCGCTATTTCAGACTTAGAAGTTGAAAATAAAGAGCAAAAGGGCCACATGTGGCACCTGCGCTACCCGCTGGCCGATGGTGAAACCACCAGTGAAGGCCTTAACTACCTCGTGGTAGCCACCACTCGCCCAGAAACAATGCTTGGTGATACGGGTGTTGCGGTTAACCCAGACGATCCCCGTTATAACGGCTTAATTGGTAAATTTATCGAATTGCCTTTGGTTGGCCGTCGCATTCCTATTGTGGGTGACGAACACGCCGATATGGAAAAAGGGACTGGTTGTGTGAAAATCACCCCAGCCCACGACTTCAATGACTGCGAAGTCGGTAAGCGCCACCAATTACCAATGATCAACATTCTTACCTTGAATGCTGACATTCGTGACGAAGCAGAAGTATTTAATACAAAGGGTGAGCCATCAAAAGCCTACTCAACCGACATTCCAGCCGAGTACCAAGGCCTTGAGCGCTTTGCGGCCCGTAAAGCCATTGTTGCCAAGTTTGATGAACTCGGTTTACTAGAAGAAGTGGCAGAGCATAACAACACCGTTCCTTATGGAGACCGTGGTGGCGTAGTGATTGAGCCAATGCTTACTGACCAATGGTATGTACGTGCTGCCCCGCTAGCTAAAACAGCAACCGAAGCGGTAGAAAATGGCGATATTAAATTTGTTCCACAGCAATACGAGAACATGTACTTCTCGTGGATGCGTGATATTCAAGATTGGTGTATCTCTCGCCAACTTTGGTGGGGACACCGCATCCCAGCTTGGTACGACGAGGCAGGCAAAGTGTACGTAGGCCGAGATGAAGCCGAAGTACGCAGCAATCATGGATTAAGCGACGACATAAGCCTTCGCCAAGACGAAGATGTCCTTGATACCTGGTTCTCTTCAGGTTTATGGACCTTTGCCACCCAGGGCTGGCCAGAGAAAACCCCAAACCTTGCTACCTTCCACCCGAGTGACGTATTGGTAACGGGTTTTGACATTATCTTCTTCTGGGTTGCCAGAATGATCATGATGACTATGTACTTCATCAAAGACGAAAACAACAAACCCCAAGTGCCGTTTAACACCGTGTATGTCACAGGGCTTATTCGCGATGAGAACGGCGATAAAATGTCTAAATCAAAGGGCAACGTGCTTGATCCTTTAGATATGATAGACGGCATCGATTTAGAAAGCTTAGTCACTAAGCGTTGTGGCAACATGATGCAGCCACAGCTTGCCAAAAAGATTGAGAAAGATACCCGTAAAACCTTTGAAGGTGGCATTGAAGCCCATGGCACCGATGCTCTGCGTTTCACCCTAGCAGCAATGGCGACCACTGGTCGTGACATTAACTGGGACATGAACCGCCTTGAGGGCTACCGTAACTTCTGTAACAAGTTATGGAACGCCAGCCGCTATGTATTAATGAATACCGAAGAGCAAGACTGCGGGAAAGACGGCGGCGAAATGGAATTTTCACTGGCTGATCGCTGGATCGAAGGCCAGTATCAAGAAACCATTAAAGCTTACCGCGAAGCCCTAGATACTTACCGCTTCGACATTGCCGCTCAGCTAATTTACGAATTTACCTGGAACCAGTTCTGTGGTTGGTACTTAGAGTTAACCAAACCGGTATTGTTCAAAGGTAACCAAGCACAGCAACGCGGTACCCGCTATACCCTGCTAAATGTATTAGAAAGTCTGTTACGCCTAATGCACCCGATTACGCCATACATCACCGAAACCATTTGGCGCCAAGTGGCACCGTTAGCCGGTAAAGCGCAAGCTAGCGATAGCATTATGCTGCAAGCCTTTCCTGAGTTTGACGCATCACGCATTGACCAAGCAGCGGTAGCCGATTTAGAGTGGCTGAAACAGTTCATTCTAGCGATCCGTAATATTCGTGGTGAGATGGACATTAGCCCCAACAAACCACTTAGCGTATTGCTGAAAAATGCCTCTGCTGAAGACTTACGTCGCTTGAACGACAATGCTCCGTTCTTAGCGTCACTGGCCAAACTAGAAAATACCACCGCATTGGCCGAAGGCGAACAAGCTCCGGCCTCAGCAACCGCTATTTTGGGTGATATGGAAATATTGATCCCAATGGCTGGCTTAATCGACAAAGACGCCGAGTTAGCACGGATTGGCAAACAACTTGAAAAACTAGAAAAAGAGCTAGCTAAAGTGTCTGGTAAGCTGTCTAACCAAAAGTTTGTGGCGAACGCACCTGAGCAAGTGATTGCTAAAGAACGTGCCAAGCTAGAAGAAATGGAAAGCGCTAAAGCTAAGCTTGTGGCTCAGCAAGAGACTATCGCGGCACTGTAA
- the lptG gene encoding LPS export ABC transporter permease LptG, translated as MFRILDWYIGRTIIMSCLLVLVTLQSLSMIVKFVEQLGSVGQGDYQVVDALWYVLLSVPRELEVFFPMAALLGSLIGLGSLASTSELVVMQSAGLSRLNIATAVVKTAVPMMIAMMLLGEYVAPRTDLAAKELRSSKISGGALVAVQRGVWAKDGDSFVNIGEVQESKELFNITIYRFNDDAELYQQVEGNQAFYDSNRWIIRQAKVTDFSDDGVIRQVYDDYPWSSTLTPDKLSVVTIKPHDLSISGMYSYIGYLKQNKQDPARYELALARKLMMPILTGIMMLLALSFVFGPLRSSSMGAKIMLGVVAGFSYYILDQVLGSMSLVYGVPPYFSAAIPSVLVLAIAFYLINRRA; from the coding sequence GTGTTTCGAATTCTTGATTGGTACATTGGGCGCACCATTATTATGTCTTGCCTGCTGGTACTGGTTACCTTACAAAGCCTGAGCATGATCGTTAAGTTTGTGGAGCAGCTTGGCAGTGTTGGCCAAGGTGATTATCAAGTGGTTGATGCGCTTTGGTATGTACTACTTAGTGTGCCGCGAGAGCTGGAAGTATTTTTTCCTATGGCGGCCTTATTAGGCTCATTAATTGGCTTAGGTTCGTTGGCTAGCACCAGTGAGCTAGTGGTGATGCAAAGCGCCGGTTTATCAAGGTTGAATATTGCCACCGCGGTGGTAAAAACCGCTGTGCCAATGATGATTGCGATGATGTTATTAGGCGAGTATGTGGCTCCGCGTACCGATTTAGCCGCTAAAGAGCTGCGCTCAAGCAAAATATCGGGTGGGGCATTAGTTGCCGTGCAGCGCGGTGTATGGGCTAAAGATGGTGACAGCTTTGTAAATATTGGAGAAGTTCAAGAGAGCAAAGAGCTGTTTAATATTACCATTTATCGCTTCAATGATGACGCCGAGCTTTATCAACAAGTGGAAGGTAACCAAGCCTTTTATGATTCAAACCGCTGGATCATTCGCCAAGCAAAAGTGACAGACTTCAGTGATGACGGAGTGATTAGGCAGGTGTATGACGACTACCCTTGGAGCAGCACACTAACACCAGATAAATTGAGTGTGGTAACCATTAAGCCGCACGATTTATCGATATCTGGCATGTACTCATATATCGGTTATTTAAAGCAAAACAAGCAAGACCCAGCGCGCTACGAGCTGGCCCTAGCACGCAAATTAATGATGCCGATATTAACCGGTATTATGATGTTGCTGGCCTTGTCGTTTGTGTTTGGCCCATTGCGGAGTTCCAGCATGGGGGCCAAAATTATGTTAGGTGTGGTAGCAGGCTTTAGTTACTATATTTTGGATCAGGTACTTGGCTCAATGAGCCTAGTTTATGGGGTGCCACCTTATTTTAGTGCCGCTATACCTAGTGTATTAGTGCTAGCGATTGCTTTTTATCTTATTAATCGCCGCGCATAA
- the lptF gene encoding LPS export ABC transporter permease LptF has product MLIFRYLFKETAKTQLAVLAVLLLIFTSQKFVRVLGQAAEGNVAGEIIAKVMLLNMPAFLILILPISMFLGVLVAHGRLYADSEMVVLQACGYSTAQLLRDTLILALFSTAAAGFNTLYLSPYTNELEQKLFDQMDAEAGISVLVQGRFESLGGGVVTFVEQIENKGQHLEKVFVAHTPSGDSDTRPSVVMAAEGGIERRTDGSQWMVLTNGKRYEKAPEQLDYSVLHFERYRVYLRQQEGNQSQRRLWSLPTRDLWGATELTHIAELQWRISLPLTIPILTFMVVPLAAVNPRQGRYAKLLPAILLYLSYYLMLSAARSGVEDGSLAPHIGLWSVHLLMLVIALAYLFIRSEYYLKMRGKIKGKACVSNS; this is encoded by the coding sequence GTGCTAATATTCCGCTATCTGTTTAAAGAAACTGCAAAAACGCAACTGGCAGTGTTGGCCGTTTTGCTGTTGATTTTTACCTCACAAAAATTTGTCCGAGTCTTGGGGCAAGCGGCAGAAGGCAATGTGGCCGGCGAAATCATCGCTAAGGTTATGTTGTTAAATATGCCGGCCTTTTTGATTCTTATCTTGCCAATAAGCATGTTCCTTGGTGTTTTGGTGGCTCACGGCCGTTTATACGCTGATAGTGAAATGGTGGTATTGCAAGCCTGCGGCTACAGTACTGCCCAGCTGTTGCGAGACACCTTGATTTTGGCACTGTTCTCAACAGCTGCTGCTGGCTTTAATACCCTATACCTCAGCCCCTATACCAATGAACTCGAACAAAAGCTATTTGATCAAATGGACGCCGAAGCGGGGATCTCGGTATTAGTTCAGGGGCGCTTTGAATCTTTAGGTGGTGGGGTTGTTACTTTTGTTGAACAAATTGAAAATAAAGGCCAACACTTAGAAAAAGTGTTTGTTGCCCATACGCCTTCAGGTGATTCCGATACTCGCCCCTCGGTTGTCATGGCCGCAGAAGGCGGTATTGAACGACGCACTGACGGTTCGCAATGGATGGTGCTAACGAACGGTAAACGTTATGAGAAAGCGCCCGAACAACTAGACTATAGCGTGCTGCATTTTGAGCGCTATAGGGTTTACTTACGCCAACAGGAAGGTAACCAATCACAAAGGCGCTTATGGTCTTTGCCTACTCGTGATTTATGGGGGGCTACCGAGTTAACGCACATTGCTGAATTGCAGTGGCGAATATCGTTGCCCTTAACCATTCCCATTTTGACCTTTATGGTGGTACCACTCGCAGCGGTAAACCCTCGACAAGGCCGTTATGCTAAATTGCTACCGGCGATACTACTTTACCTCAGTTATTACCTGATGCTAAGTGCTGCACGCAGCGGTGTGGAAGATGGCAGCTTAGCGCCTCATATTGGTTTATGGTCGGTGCATTTATTGATGCTGGTTATAGCCTTGGCGTACCTGTTTATTCGCAGTGAATACTACTTAAAAATGCGTGGAAAGATTAAAGGAAAAGCCTGTGTTTCGAATTCTTGA
- the pepA gene encoding leucyl aminopeptidase: MEFSVKSGSPEKQRSACIVVGVYEPRRLSPVAEQLDKISDGYISALLRRGDLEGKAGQVLLLHHVPNVLSERVLLVGCGKERELNERQYRQIITKTINTLNDTGSMEAVCFLPELHVKSRNTYWKVRQAVETTQESLYSFDMLKSNREETRRPLRKIVFNVPTRRELTIGENAVQHGLAVARGVKHAKDLANLPPNICNPAYLAEQAKELAEKYDNVTVSTLGEADMAELKMDSYLAVGRGSENESIMSIIEYCAPGCEDQKPIVLVGKGLTFDSGGISLKPGAGMDEMKYDMGGAAGVYGTMKALAELQLPLKVTGILAGCENMPNGNAYRPGDVITTMSGITVEVLNTDAEGRMVLCDVLTYVERYDPELVIDVATLTGACVVALGHHTSGLMTPHNPLAHDLLNCAEQSGDKTWRLPLGEEYQEQLASNFADMANIGGKTAGSITAACFLSRFTKKYNWAHLDIAGTAWKTGGEKGATGRPVPLLTQFLLSKTGQEVEE; this comes from the coding sequence ATGGAGTTTAGCGTAAAAAGCGGCAGCCCGGAAAAACAACGAAGCGCGTGTATTGTTGTTGGAGTGTATGAACCACGCCGTTTATCACCAGTAGCCGAGCAACTAGATAAAATCAGTGATGGCTACATCAGCGCCTTATTGCGCCGCGGTGACCTAGAAGGTAAAGCCGGACAAGTATTGTTACTGCATCATGTACCTAACGTATTAAGTGAACGGGTATTGTTGGTAGGTTGTGGTAAAGAGCGCGAGTTAAACGAGCGTCAATACCGCCAAATCATTACCAAAACCATTAATACCTTAAACGACACAGGTTCTATGGAAGCGGTATGCTTCTTACCCGAGCTACACGTTAAATCACGCAATACTTATTGGAAGGTTCGTCAAGCGGTTGAAACCACCCAAGAGAGCTTATATAGCTTTGATATGCTTAAAAGTAATCGTGAAGAAACCCGTCGTCCACTACGCAAGATTGTGTTCAATGTGCCTACTCGCCGTGAATTAACCATTGGTGAAAACGCCGTGCAGCATGGTTTGGCGGTAGCCCGTGGGGTGAAACATGCTAAAGATTTAGCCAATCTCCCGCCTAACATTTGTAACCCCGCTTACTTAGCCGAGCAAGCTAAAGAGCTGGCTGAAAAATACGACAACGTTACAGTAAGTACCCTTGGCGAAGCTGACATGGCCGAGTTAAAAATGGATTCTTACTTAGCGGTAGGCCGCGGTTCAGAGAATGAATCAATCATGAGCATCATTGAATATTGTGCCCCTGGCTGCGAAGACCAAAAACCGATTGTATTAGTAGGTAAAGGCCTTACTTTTGATTCAGGTGGTATTTCACTAAAACCAGGCGCAGGCATGGATGAAATGAAATATGACATGGGTGGTGCTGCGGGTGTATACGGCACAATGAAAGCTCTTGCAGAGTTACAACTGCCGCTAAAAGTAACCGGCATCTTGGCTGGCTGTGAAAACATGCCAAATGGCAATGCCTACCGCCCAGGTGATGTGATTACTACGATGTCTGGTATCACCGTTGAAGTGCTTAATACCGACGCTGAAGGGCGCATGGTATTGTGTGATGTTCTTACCTACGTAGAGCGTTACGACCCAGAGTTAGTCATTGATGTTGCCACCTTAACCGGTGCATGTGTGGTGGCTTTAGGTCATCACACTAGTGGCTTAATGACTCCACATAACCCACTAGCCCATGATTTGCTAAACTGTGCAGAGCAAAGTGGCGACAAAACGTGGCGACTACCATTAGGTGAAGAATACCAAGAGCAGTTAGCCAGCAACTTTGCTGACATGGCTAATATTGGAGGCAAAACTGCCGGTTCAATTACCGCAGCCTGTTTCTTATCGCGCTTCACTAAAAAGTACAACTGGGCTCACCTAGATATTGCCGGTACCGCATGGAAAACCGGTGGAGAGAAAGGTGCAACCGGTCGACCAGTGCCGCTGCTTACTCAGTTTTTACTGAGTAAAACAGGACAAGAAGTCGAAGAATAA
- a CDS encoding substrate-binding periplasmic protein, translating to MIQRFVVLGCLLCWPVLAQQTLTTANAHWPPWRELEPDGRLSGIEIDILTELSQRLGLQLETKGCGWKRCLKHMVLGESDVMTGLLKTAEREQYMAFIDPPYRSKQSHCFYLHRGTDVELNSYQDLSSITVGLQSKVAYFERFDNDDSISKHEAIDDVSLFRLLKGDRVDTVIMSCIEGDNFLKQQGLSQWFKHAHYVEYSERNVYLAVSKQSPLLQRRQEISTAIQSMLDSGEISAILNQHKLEARD from the coding sequence GTGATTCAACGATTCGTGGTGTTGGGGTGTTTACTCTGTTGGCCGGTGCTGGCCCAGCAAACGCTGACAACCGCCAACGCCCATTGGCCCCCTTGGCGAGAGCTTGAACCTGATGGACGTTTATCGGGCATTGAAATCGACATTCTCACAGAGCTGAGCCAGCGTTTAGGCTTGCAGTTAGAGACTAAGGGCTGTGGCTGGAAGCGTTGCCTGAAACACATGGTACTGGGCGAAAGCGATGTTATGACAGGGCTGCTCAAAACTGCAGAACGCGAGCAATACATGGCGTTTATCGACCCGCCGTATCGTAGCAAGCAAAGCCATTGCTTTTATCTACATAGAGGAACTGATGTAGAGCTTAACAGCTACCAAGACCTATCCAGTATCACCGTGGGTTTGCAAAGCAAAGTAGCCTATTTTGAACGGTTTGATAATGACGATAGTATATCAAAACATGAAGCCATTGATGATGTGAGTTTGTTTCGTTTACTCAAAGGGGATCGCGTCGATACGGTCATTATGTCATGTATTGAAGGGGACAACTTCCTCAAGCAACAGGGGCTGAGCCAGTGGTTTAAACATGCCCATTACGTTGAGTATAGTGAGCGAAATGTTTATTTGGCAGTGTCTAAGCAGTCACCGCTGTTGCAACGTAGGCAAGAGATCTCTACTGCTATACAAAGCATGTTAGATAGCGGTGAAATAAGCGCCATACTCAATCAGCACAAATTAGAAGCGCGCGACTAG
- a CDS encoding DNA polymerase III subunit chi, which yields MQAKFYIMPDSVTTDSEALDKIVCQIVAQYYRNGERIFVYTSSQQHAERLDEQLWKFEPEQFVPHNLSGEGPQGGAPVEISWQAPRQRRQCLVNLTDTAPEFARNFQHIIDFVPADETGKAAARERYRVYRQQGLQLDTAAYTNPDIT from the coding sequence ATGCAAGCGAAATTTTATATCATGCCCGATTCTGTCACCACTGACAGCGAAGCGCTCGATAAAATAGTGTGCCAAATAGTTGCGCAGTATTACAGAAATGGTGAACGCATTTTTGTTTATACCTCATCGCAACAACACGCCGAGCGGCTTGATGAACAGCTGTGGAAATTTGAGCCAGAGCAGTTTGTCCCGCATAACCTCAGTGGTGAGGGCCCCCAAGGTGGGGCGCCTGTCGAGATATCTTGGCAAGCACCTAGGCAACGCCGCCAGTGTTTAGTGAACCTCACAGATACCGCGCCCGAGTTTGCCAGGAATTTTCAACATATTATCGATTTTGTGCCAGCAGATGAAACCGGCAAGGCTGCGGCTAGAGAACGTTATCGAGTGTATCGCCAGCAGGGTCTACAATTAGACACTGCCGCATACACAAACCCAGACATTACATAG
- a CDS encoding sigma-70 family RNA polymerase sigma factor codes for MSDICDSLTVPCLLDTWHLTESELYYWLLKQSANQEIAFDLLQETFLRALQQKKAFCDIKNQRSWLFRVARNLYVDMLRQSKRLSYDDGLLLSAYADTTEEQPVVDSLAQCLPIALKQLSPADQNIIEACDLKGMAQQQFANQHGLSLSATKSRIQRARNKLKLTLKKQCLIRLDEQQRVCCYVPKTSS; via the coding sequence ATGTCTGATATATGTGATTCGTTAACAGTGCCATGCCTTCTAGATACGTGGCATTTAACCGAGTCTGAACTTTATTACTGGTTACTTAAACAATCGGCCAATCAAGAGATTGCTTTTGATTTGCTGCAAGAAACCTTTCTACGGGCCTTGCAGCAAAAAAAAGCCTTTTGTGATATCAAAAACCAACGTTCGTGGCTATTTCGGGTTGCCCGAAATTTGTATGTAGATATGTTGAGGCAATCTAAGCGACTTAGCTATGATGATGGCTTATTGCTTTCTGCTTACGCAGACACTACGGAGGAGCAGCCCGTTGTTGATAGCCTTGCTCAGTGTTTACCTATCGCCCTAAAGCAGTTAAGCCCGGCCGATCAAAACATCATTGAAGCTTGTGATCTGAAAGGCATGGCGCAGCAACAGTTCGCAAACCAACATGGCTTAAGCTTAAGTGCCACCAAGTCGCGCATTCAACGCGCCCGTAATAAGCTTAAACTCACCCTAAAAAAGCAGTGTCTAATTCGGCTAGATGAGCAGCAGCGGGTTTGTTGCTATGTACCAAAAACCTCGAGTTAA
- a CDS encoding RDD family protein, translating into MSQVSSFAQLPSAGFFRRLGAYIYDAVMAIAIAMVATMIGLAMVALSTSMGWTILPEGIEHANYLVSQIWFQGLMWGSIILFYIWFWHNSGQTIGMRAWRLRVQNKDGSNISYSQALIRLFTSALGLGNLMVIVTKDNTAFQDMWGQCKVVTLPKK; encoded by the coding sequence ATGAGCCAAGTTTCTTCTTTTGCACAGCTTCCATCAGCCGGCTTTTTTCGCCGACTCGGTGCTTACATATACGATGCTGTAATGGCAATTGCCATTGCAATGGTTGCCACCATGATTGGCCTAGCGATGGTTGCGCTGTCCACCAGCATGGGCTGGACCATTTTACCCGAGGGCATAGAGCACGCGAACTACTTAGTATCGCAAATTTGGTTTCAGGGATTGATGTGGGGCAGTATTATTTTGTTCTATATTTGGTTTTGGCATAACTCGGGGCAAACCATTGGTATGCGCGCTTGGCGACTACGGGTGCAAAATAAAGACGGCTCTAACATTAGCTATTCGCAGGCTTTAATTCGCTTATTTACCTCTGCACTGGGCTTAGGCAATTTGATGGTTATTGTCACCAAAGACAATACTGCTTTTCAAGATATGTGGGGCCAATGCAAGGTGGTAACTTTACCTAAAAAGTAA